In Malus sylvestris chromosome 15, drMalSylv7.2, whole genome shotgun sequence, a single genomic region encodes these proteins:
- the LOC126602220 gene encoding receptor-like protein 53, with protein MGVQIHNLSLSSLIILIISAASLQLLAESKTFWADIEALKEFKNSLNPDSVTPGSCVSSWDFTLDPCDNLFSNRFTCGFRCDPLDNSSSASRLTELTLDQAGYSGSLSSLSWNFSYLQTLDLSDNFFSGSIPDSLSNLTRLSRLGLSGNSFSGSIPDSIGSLSNLEELFLDNNRLDGAIPQSLHGLAQLKRLELQGNLLGGEFPELGSLQNLYYLDVSNNAISGGVPINFPPSLLQISMRNNSLEGSIPKNIKQLGFLQVLDLSHNQLGGAVPTHLFNHLSLQQLTLSFNQFTSVQSPVSLSPGTHSELIALDLSNNDLRGMLPPFMAAMPKLSALTLENNKFTGMIPTQYAFKAAVSSPGVSAFERLLLGGNYLFGPIPGPLLRLKPGSANVGLGDNCLYRCPRVFFFCQGGDQKSFHECRSFGPMIP; from the coding sequence ATGGGTGTTCAAATACACAATTTGTCTCTGTCCTCCCtgattattttgataatttcagCTGCAAGTCTGCAACTTTTAGCAGAATCCAAGACTTTCTGGGCCGACATTGAAGCTCTCAAGGAGTTCAAGAACTCACTCAACCCCGACTCAGTGACTCCCGGCTCGTGCGTCAGCTCCTGGGACTTCACCCTCGACCCCTGCGACAACCTCTTCAGCAACCGGTTCACCTGTGGCTTCCGCTGCGACCCGCTCGACAACTCCTCGTCCGCCAGCCGGCTCACCGAGCTCACCCTTGACCAGGCCGGTTACTCCGGCTCGCTCTCCTCCCTATCCTGGAACTTCTCGTATTTACAAACGCTCGACCTCTCCGACAACTTTTTCTCCGGATCGATCCCGGACTCGCTCTCCAACTTAACACGGCTGAGTCGACTCGGTCTCTCCGGCAATTCGTTCTCCGGCTCTATTCCCGACTCAATTGGATCGCTTTCGAACCTCGAGGAGCTTTTCCTCGACAACAACCGCCTCGACGGCGCAATCCCACAGAGCTTGCACGGCCTGGCGCAGTTGAAGCGGCTTGAGCTTCAGGGGAACCTGCTCGGCGGCGAGTTTCCCGAATTGGGTTCTCTCCAGAACCTCTACTACTTGGACGTCAGCAACAACGCCATATCCGGTGGCGTCCCAATAAATTTTCCGCCATCTCTGCTCCAAATCTCCATGCGAAACAACAGCTTAGAAGGAAGCATCCCGAAAAACATCAAACAGTTGGGCTTTTTGCAAGTGCTCGACCTGAGTCACAACCAACTCGGCGGCGCCGTCCCTACCCACCTCTTCAACCACCTGTCGCTACAGCAGCTCACTCTTTCCTTCAACCAATTCACGTCCGTACAATCCCCGGTTTCTCTTTCTCCGGGCACCCATAGCGAGCTCATTGCCCTAGACCTAAGCAACAACGACCTCAGGGGGATGCTGCCGCCGTTTATGGCGGCGATGCCGAAGCTCTCGGCTTTGACGCTGGAGAACAATAAGTTTACGGGTATGATTCCGACCCAGTACGCATTCAAAGCGGCGGTGTCCAGTCCCGGAGTCTCGGCGTTCGAGAGGCTCCTGCTGGGTGGGAACTACTTGTTCGGACCCATACCGGGTCCGCTGCTGCGGTTAAAACCCGGTTCGGCGAATGTGGGTTTGGGGGATAACTGCCTGTACAGGTGTCCGagagttttcttcttttgtcaaGGTGGCGATCAGAAATCGTTTCATGAGTGTAGAAGCTTTGGCCCGATGATCCCATGA